The genomic stretch CTTGTCGATCTCATCATGCGGCCGCGAAAGCACTTCGACAGATAGCACCTCGCCGAGTCGCGCAGCCGCGGCCGCACCGGCCTCCGTGGCCGCCCGCACCGCCGCCACGTCTCCGACCAGCGCCACACTGACCAATCCTGACCCCGGCGTGCGGAAGCCCGCCAAGCTCACGTTCGCCGCCTTGAGTGCCACATCCGTGGCCTCCACGGCCGGCACCAGGCCGCGCGTCTCGATCAATCCAAGCGCCTGCTTCGCCATCGCTTGCTCCTTCTACGCGGCCACCGCCGCGAGCACCGCCCGCGTCTGTCGTGCCACGATCAACTCTTCGTTCGTTCGAATCGCCAGCACGCGTACCGCCAGACCGTCGCGCGACAGCGTCGCATCCGGCTGCGCCTGCGCGTTGCGCTCCAAGTCCAGTTCGATCCCAAGAAATGCCAGCCCGGCACACACTCGCGCCCGAATCTCCGCCGAGCGTTCTCCGATGCCGCCGGTGAACACCAGCGCATCGAGTCCACCGAGCACCACCAGGTACGATCCGAGGTAAGCTCGCACGCTCTCCACGAATACATCCCGCGCGAGCGCCGCCCGGGCGTGTCCCGCCGCGGCCGCCGCGAGCACCTCCCGCATGTCATTGCTCACGCCGCTGATGCCCAGCAGCCCGCCCTCGCGCGCCATCCGCGCCAGGAGGGTGTCAAGATCCAGGCCCGTGCGCGCCCGGAGCGTCAGCAGCGCGTACGCGTCGAAATCTCCCACGCGGTTGTTCTGAGGCAATCCCGATTGCGGCGTCAGCGCGAAACTGTTCGCCATACTCTGCCCCGCTGCAAGGGCACACACCGAACTGCTGCCGCCCAGGTGGCACGACACGATGCGGAGGTCCGCACGCCCCAACTCCCGCGCACAGTACTCCGCGACATAGCGGTGCGAGGCCCCATGAAAGCCATAGCGCCGCACGCCGTACGCCTCCGTCCATTCCTGCGGAATCGCAAAGGTCGTGCGAGCCGCGGGAATCGTGCGATGAAAGCCGGTCTCGAAGGCGGCCACCAGCGGCACGCCCGGCACCTGCGCCGCGCAGGCCCGCATCGCCGCCACGTAAGCCGGGTTGTGCGCCGGCGCCGCGTCGGCGAAAGTCTCCATGACCCTCAGCACCTCCGGCGACACGGGTACGACTTCTGGCAAGTCGCCACCATGCACAGCTTTGAAACCGACCGCATCGATTCGCAACTGCCACCCTTGCAGCGCCGCCAGGCAGTGCGCAACGGCCGCCGCCTGATCGGCGACACGGGCCACGCCCTGCTCAGCAGTCCCGGCACCGCACCAGAGTGCGACCTGCGCCTCGGACCGGCCGATCCCCTCGATCGCCCCCTGCGCAATGACGTGCTCATCCGCCATGTCGAACAGGCGGAACTTGAACGAGGTGCTGCCGATGTTGACCACGAGGATGTTCATGGCCCTACCATGCCGGCGCTGCGCCATCCCACCGGTGTGCCCCGTGGTCTACTCGCCATATGTCGCCAGCAACGCGGCGTGGGGCTGGGGGATCACGTGCGCCGCGACCAGTTCGCCCACTTCGTGGGCCGCCTCCGCACCAGCATCAACGGCGGCCTTCACGCTGCCCACATCCCCCTTGATGATGATCGTGACGTACGCCCCGCCGATCTCGATGCGCCGCACGAGTTGGACACTCGCCGCCTTGCACATCGCATCCGTCGCGCGCACCGCCGCATTGGTGCCGATCGTCTCGATGAATCCAAGTGATTCCTGCATGTTCCTGCTCCCATGGCGCCTGGTGGGCGGCCTACTTGGCGCCCCGCTTCACTTTCGTCTCCGGATACAGCCCGCTCAATTCCTCGTGGGGTCGCGGAATGATGTGAGTCGCCGTCACCTCACCGACTTTGGCTGCCGCCGCTTCCCCAGCCGCAATCGCGGACTTCACGGCCGCCACCTCGCCCGCGACAAAGGCCGTTACGAGTCCTTTGCCGACCTTGCGCCACCCCAGCAGCTCCACGTCGGCCGTCTTCAACATTGCGTCCGTCGCTTCGCACAGCGCGACCAGTCCGCGCGTCTCCACCATGCCCAATGCCGCTATCGCCGCCATCACAGTTCTCCTGTCGCCATGTCGGGGCGACTACTCCACCACGCTGCCGTGTGCGGGGCGCTCGAGCCGCACGCCCGTTGCACCCGGCAAGTCACACGCATTGCCTTCATCCGAATCCAGGTGCACTTCCAGCTTGAAGCGCGGATCGACGCGCACCATCACCCCGCCCAGGCGCAAACCGCAGGTCGGGTGCTCGATCACAAGATCCAACCCGGCGCCGTGTGCTACCCCGTAATCCGCCGCATCGGACGGCGCCATGTGTACATGCCGCTGGGCCCGGATCACACCCTGCTCCAGTACGAGGTGTCCGCGCGGTCCGAGCAGGATGCAGCCCGGCGTGCCCTCGATCTTGCCGCTCATCCGTACCGGCACATCTATCCCCAACAGAATCGCGTCCGAGAACGCCAGTTCGATTTGCGTCGCCGGCCGAACCGGACCCAGGATCCGGACCTGTTGCAGCATGCGCCGCTTCGGACCGACCAGGTCCACCGTTTGCGCGCTTGCAAACTGACCCTCCTGATACAGCCACCGCAACGGTGTCAGCTCCGCCCCAGGTCCGAACAGAATCTCCAGGTGCTCTTGTGTGATGTGCATGTGCCGCACGGAGATGTTCACGACCAGTGGACGCGCACCCGGCCTGCGCTGGGACCCCGGGCTCACCGCCATCCCCTCGCGCGGCGGCGGGCAAACGCCCGCCACCGGCCGATGTTCCGTCGTCGGCTCTTCTGCGCGCCGCCGCACCCCCAGCCGATCGCGAACCACGTCCGCGACAATCCGCGCAACACGGTCGCGGTCGATCTCCAGCAGGGGTGGTGAGACACGGGCCGTCATGGTGCTTCCAAAGATAATCGGATTCAAAACACAGAAATACGCAGTGTATACGTTGATAAAAACAATAAATAACACTATAAACGGGCATAGTCAACTGTGGAATCCAAGAACACCCGGTTTTTTGCTCCCATGGGTGAAGCCATGGCATTACTGCCCCCCCAGCGCCACCGCCGCATCCTCGGACTGCTCACCCAAGCGGAATCCGTGCGCGTTTCTGAGCTTGCGAAAACCCTGCATGTGACGGAGGAGACCATCCGGCGGGATTTGCAGAAGCTGGAAGAGTCCGGTCGCCTCGTGCGGACTCATGGTGGCGCCACCGCTATCGCCGGCGGCAGTCGCGATCTACCCTTTGAAGTCCGTCAAACTGCCAACCTCGAATTGAAGGTCGCAATCGCCCATCACGCTCTTAACTACATCTCCGAGAATGATATTATAGGACTAGATGCCAGTTCGACGGTCTTTGAACTGGCGCGCCGCCTTCCCGACTGGCCTCTGACCGTGGTCACGAACTCGCTGGTTGCGACGGCCGCTCTCAGTACTTCCACGAATACCCGCGTCGTATCCACCGGAGGAATGCTCGATCCACGCTCGCGCTCCTGGACCGGTCTGCTCGCGGAGCACGGCCTCGAACGGCTGAATATTCACAAGCTGTTCATGTCCACACGCGGGATCGATTTGGAACGGGGGTTGAGCGAGGTGGACGACCAGCAGGCCCGCATGAAACGGCAACTCATGGAGCGCGCGGACAAGGTCTTCCTGTTGGCGGACCACAGCAAGCTCGGCGTCCGCGCGGTGGTCGGACTGGCCGCACTCACGGAGGTCGACGTCGTGCTCACAGACGCCGACGCCGAGGAGAGCTTTCTCATCGCCCTGCGCGCGGCCGGCCTCGAAGTCGAACGCGCTCCACGCGTATAGCATTCAGCGCGGCATGATCCCGCGCATGCGGATATTCGCCTAACTGTTGCGGATCAGGCGATGGCGCTGGGGGGCGGCGCGACGATCGGTGGTGTCAAGACAGGCGTCACCGGCGCAGGCGCCAAGTCCGTCGCCGGGCGCCCCATCCGCCGCAACCAGCGATAGTGCGAAGCGATGCCTGCACGCAGTGTCGCGTGCGCGCGGTAACGCACACCGAACTCCCGGCAGGTTTCCTCCACCAGCGGAGCGAGGGCCGGGTAATGCACGTGGCAGATTTGCGGGAACAGGTGGTGCTCGATCTGGAAGTTGAGTCCACCCACGTACCACGAGAGCAGCCGGTTCTGCCGTGCGAAGTCAACCGTGGTCTCCACCTGGTGCGCAGCCCAACTTGAAACCATCTGGCCGTCGGCGGTGGCCGGCAGTGGAAACTCGGCCTCTTCGACGCAGTGGGCCAACTGGAACACGACGCTCAACACCACCCCCTGCACGAACGACACGAGGCCATAGAACGCCAGCACCAGCCACCAAGGATGAAACAGCATCGGCACCCCCAGTGCCAACGTGAAGAACACGAGCTTGCCGGTGAGCAGCATCAGCAGCGCCTGCCCCTGGGGGCGCGGGATCTGGTGAACACCGATGCGCCCACGAAGTGCATCTCTGAAATCATCGTACCAGTGCCACTTGACCGCGAGAAATCCGTACAGCACCCACAGGTAGAGGTGCTGGAACCGGTGATACCAGAGCCGCGGCTGGTGGGGTGACAGGCGCCCGAGAAACCCCACGTTAATGTCGTCGTCGTGCCCCGTGATGTTCGTGAAGCTGTGATGGATCGCGTTGTGCTTCCGGGCCCACATGTACGAGCTGCCACCCAGCAGGTCGAGAGTGTGCGCCGCGAGCCGGTTCACCCAGGCGTGCTCCGAGTACGCCTTGTGGCTGCCGTCATGCTGTACGTTGAAACCCACCGCCGCCACCGCCAGCCCGAGCAATACCGCGATCGGTAACGCGACCCACCACACCGGTCCCCCGAATACCAGCGCACTGTAGGCCGCAATCACCACCACAAATACGATGACCGACTTCGCATACATCCGCCCCGCATCCCG from Phycisphaerales bacterium encodes the following:
- a CDS encoding BMC domain-containing protein, with product MAKQALGLIETRGLVPAVEATDVALKAANVSLAGFRTPGSGLVSVALVGDVAAVRAATEAGAAAAARLGEVLSVEVLSRPHDEIDKLVPGK
- a CDS encoding acetate/propionate family kinase; the encoded protein is MNILVVNIGSTSFKFRLFDMADEHVIAQGAIEGIGRSEAQVALWCGAGTAEQGVARVADQAAAVAHCLAALQGWQLRIDAVGFKAVHGGDLPEVVPVSPEVLRVMETFADAAPAHNPAYVAAMRACAAQVPGVPLVAAFETGFHRTIPAARTTFAIPQEWTEAYGVRRYGFHGASHRYVAEYCARELGRADLRIVSCHLGGSSSVCALAAGQSMANSFALTPQSGLPQNNRVGDFDAYALLTLRARTGLDLDTLLARMAREGGLLGISGVSNDMREVLAAAAAGHARAALARDVFVESVRAYLGSYLVVLGGLDALVFTGGIGERSAEIRARVCAGLAFLGIELDLERNAQAQPDATLSRDGLAVRVLAIRTNEELIVARQTRAVLAAVAA
- a CDS encoding BMC domain-containing protein; protein product: MQESLGFIETIGTNAAVRATDAMCKAASVQLVRRIEIGGAYVTIIIKGDVGSVKAAVDAGAEAAHEVGELVAAHVIPQPHAALLATYGE
- a CDS encoding BMC domain-containing protein translates to MAAIAALGMVETRGLVALCEATDAMLKTADVELLGWRKVGKGLVTAFVAGEVAAVKSAIAAGEAAAAKVGEVTATHIIPRPHEELSGLYPETKVKRGAK
- the pduL gene encoding phosphate propanoyltransferase; amino-acid sequence: MTARVSPPLLEIDRDRVARIVADVVRDRLGVRRRAEEPTTEHRPVAGVCPPPREGMAVSPGSQRRPGARPLVVNISVRHMHITQEHLEILFGPGAELTPLRWLYQEGQFASAQTVDLVGPKRRMLQQVRILGPVRPATQIELAFSDAILLGIDVPVRMSGKIEGTPGCILLGPRGHLVLEQGVIRAQRHVHMAPSDAADYGVAHGAGLDLVIEHPTCGLRLGGVMVRVDPRFKLEVHLDSDEGNACDLPGATGVRLERPAHGSVVE
- a CDS encoding DeoR/GlpR transcriptional regulator, with amino-acid sequence MALLPPQRHRRILGLLTQAESVRVSELAKTLHVTEETIRRDLQKLEESGRLVRTHGGATAIAGGSRDLPFEVRQTANLELKVAIAHHALNYISENDIIGLDASSTVFELARRLPDWPLTVVTNSLVATAALSTSTNTRVVSTGGMLDPRSRSWTGLLAEHGLERLNIHKLFMSTRGIDLERGLSEVDDQQARMKRQLMERADKVFLLADHSKLGVRAVVGLAALTEVDVVLTDADAEESFLIALRAAGLEVERAPRV
- a CDS encoding acyl-CoA desaturase; translation: MYAKSVIVFVVVIAAYSALVFGGPVWWVALPIAVLLGLAVAAVGFNVQHDGSHKAYSEHAWVNRLAAHTLDLLGGSSYMWARKHNAIHHSFTNITGHDDDINVGFLGRLSPHQPRLWYHRFQHLYLWVLYGFLAVKWHWYDDFRDALRGRIGVHQIPRPQGQALLMLLTGKLVFFTLALGVPMLFHPWWLVLAFYGLVSFVQGVVLSVVFQLAHCVEEAEFPLPATADGQMVSSWAAHQVETTVDFARQNRLLSWYVGGLNFQIEHHLFPQICHVHYPALAPLVEETCREFGVRYRAHATLRAGIASHYRWLRRMGRPATDLAPAPVTPVLTPPIVAPPPSAIA